A stretch of Flexivirga aerilata DNA encodes these proteins:
- the ilvC gene encoding ketol-acid reductoisomerase encodes MAEMFYDDDADLSVIQGRKVAVIGYGSQGHAHALNLRDSGVDVRIGLRDGSTSKEKAENEGLRVVPVADAVKEADVVVILAPDQVQRTLYTEEIEPNLQEGAALVFGHGFNIRYDYIKPKSDSDVLMVAPKGPGHIVRREYVDGRGVPVLLAVEQDASGKAWDLAKSYAKAIGGLRAGGIKTTFTEETETDLFGEQSVLCGGASQLIQYGFETLTEAGYQPEVAYFECLHELKLIVDLMIEGGIAKQRWSISDTAEYGDYVSGPRVIDPHVKENMQAVLKDIQDGTFAKRFIDDQDAGAPEFKAFREKGAQHPIEKTGKELRGLMSWLKDNDTDTDYVEGSAAR; translated from the coding sequence GTGGCCGAGATGTTCTATGACGACGACGCCGACCTGTCGGTGATCCAGGGTCGCAAGGTTGCCGTCATCGGCTACGGCAGCCAGGGCCACGCCCACGCGCTCAACCTGCGCGACTCGGGCGTCGATGTGCGCATCGGCCTGCGTGACGGCTCGACGTCGAAGGAGAAGGCCGAGAACGAAGGCCTGCGGGTGGTGCCGGTCGCCGACGCGGTCAAGGAGGCCGACGTCGTCGTCATCCTGGCTCCGGACCAGGTGCAGCGCACCCTCTACACCGAGGAGATCGAGCCCAACCTGCAGGAGGGCGCGGCGCTCGTCTTCGGGCACGGCTTCAACATCCGGTACGACTACATCAAGCCCAAGTCCGACTCGGACGTGCTGATGGTCGCGCCGAAGGGTCCCGGTCACATCGTCCGGCGCGAATACGTCGACGGCCGTGGGGTGCCCGTGCTGCTCGCGGTCGAGCAGGACGCGTCGGGCAAGGCATGGGACCTGGCGAAGTCGTATGCCAAGGCGATCGGCGGCCTGCGCGCCGGCGGCATCAAGACGACCTTCACCGAGGAGACCGAGACCGACCTGTTCGGTGAGCAGTCGGTGCTCTGTGGTGGCGCCTCCCAGCTGATCCAGTACGGCTTCGAGACGCTGACCGAGGCCGGCTACCAGCCGGAGGTCGCCTACTTCGAGTGCCTGCACGAGCTGAAGCTGATCGTCGACCTGATGATCGAGGGCGGCATCGCCAAGCAGCGCTGGTCGATCTCGGACACCGCGGAGTATGGCGACTACGTCTCCGGCCCGCGCGTCATCGACCCGCACGTGAAGGAGAACATGCAGGCGGTGCTGAAGGACATCCAGGACGGCACCTTCGCCAAGCGCTTCATCGACGACCAGGACGCAGGTGCACCGGAGTTCAAGGCGTTCCGGGAGAAGGGCGCGCAGCACCCGATCGAGAAGACCGGCAAGGAGCTGCGCGGCCTGATGAGCTGGCTGAAGGACAACGACACGGACACGGACTACGTCGAGGGTTCAGCCGCCCGCTGA
- a CDS encoding branched-chain amino acid aminotransferase, whose amino-acid sequence MALEFTVTERADRASDAQRQEVLANPGFGDHFTDHMVRIEWDAEKGWHDASVAAYGPFQLDPAAAVLHYAQEIFEGMKAYRHADGSVWTFRPEANAARFARSATRMALPQLPEEDFLQSLREIVSIDQAWVPDASGGAETSLYLRPFMFASEAFLGVRPARKVTYSVIASPAGAYFGGDGIKPVKLWISTDYARAGEGGTGAAKCGGNYASSLAGQLEGIAHDCDQAVFLDSSTHTYIEELGGMNLFFVYKDGRIVTPELTGTILEGVTRSSILELAKDLGLSPEERRIPIQEWKDAAENGELAEIFACGTAAVVTPVGELRWDGGSVDHRREGHTDEIATKIRSTLLDIQYGRAEDTRGWMTRLV is encoded by the coding sequence ATGGCCCTGGAGTTCACCGTCACCGAGCGCGCCGATCGCGCAAGCGACGCGCAGCGTCAGGAGGTCCTCGCCAACCCCGGCTTCGGTGACCACTTCACCGACCACATGGTGCGCATCGAGTGGGACGCCGAGAAGGGCTGGCACGACGCGAGCGTCGCGGCATACGGCCCCTTCCAGCTCGACCCGGCGGCCGCCGTCCTGCACTACGCGCAGGAGATCTTCGAGGGTATGAAGGCCTACCGGCACGCCGACGGGTCGGTCTGGACCTTCCGCCCGGAGGCCAACGCCGCCCGGTTCGCGCGCAGTGCCACCCGTATGGCGCTGCCGCAGCTGCCCGAGGAGGACTTCCTGCAGTCGCTGCGCGAGATCGTCTCGATCGACCAGGCCTGGGTGCCGGACGCCTCCGGCGGTGCCGAGACCTCGCTCTATCTGCGGCCGTTCATGTTCGCCTCCGAGGCATTCCTCGGTGTCCGGCCGGCCCGCAAGGTCACCTACTCGGTCATCGCCTCCCCGGCCGGCGCCTACTTCGGCGGCGACGGGATCAAACCGGTCAAGCTCTGGATCTCCACCGACTACGCCCGCGCCGGCGAGGGTGGCACCGGTGCCGCCAAGTGCGGCGGCAACTACGCCTCGTCGCTCGCCGGCCAGCTCGAGGGCATCGCCCACGACTGCGACCAGGCGGTGTTCCTGGACTCCTCGACGCACACCTACATCGAGGAACTCGGCGGGATGAACCTCTTCTTCGTCTACAAGGACGGCCGCATCGTCACTCCGGAGCTGACCGGCACGATCCTCGAAGGCGTCACCCGCAGCTCGATCCTCGAGCTCGCCAAGGACCTCGGCCTGTCGCCGGAGGAGCGCCGCATCCCGATCCAGGAGTGGAAGGACGCCGCCGAAAACGGTGAGTTGGCAGAGATTTTCGCCTGCGGCACCGCCGCGGTCGTCACGCCGGTCGGCGAGCTCCGGTGGGACGGCGGCTCGGTCGACCACCGCCGCGAGGGTCACACCGACGAGATCGCCACCAAGATCCGGTCGACCCTGCTCGACATCCAGTACGGCCGCGCCGAGGACACCCGCGGCTGGATGACGCGCCTGGTCTAG
- the ilvD gene encoding dihydroxy-acid dehydratase has translation MTDTPDPKPRSRDVTDGLEKTAARGMLRAVGLGDDDFAKPQVGVASSWNEITPCNLSLDRLAQAVKEGVHAAGGYPLEFGTISVSDGISMGHEGMHFSLVSREIIADSVETVMNAERLDGSVLLAGCDKSLPGMLMAAARLDLASVFLYAGSILPGIAKLSDGSEKQVTIIDAFEAVGACAAGRMSREDVDAIERAICPGEGACGGMYTANTMASVAEAIGMSLPGSAAPPATDRRRDGFARKSGEAVVELLRRGITARDIMTKEAFENAIAVVMAFGGSTNAVLHLLAIAHEADVELTIDDFQRVGSKVPHLADVKPFGQYVMTDIDRVGGVPVVMRALLDAGLLHGDCLTVTGRTVAENLADIAPPDTDGKVLRAMNEPIHPTGGLTILKGSLAPEGAVVKSAGFDSDVFEGTARVFDGERAAMDAVEDGSLKAGDVVVIRYEGPKGGPGMREMLAVTGAIKGAGLGKDVLLLTDGRFSGGTTGLCVGHVAPEAVDEGPIAFVQDGDPIRLDVAGATLDLLVDEDELDRRRAAGVTQPEPKYTRGVLAKYRKLVGSASGGAVCD, from the coding sequence ATGACCGACACGCCGGACCCCAAGCCCCGTAGCCGCGACGTCACCGACGGTCTGGAGAAGACCGCCGCGCGAGGGATGCTGCGCGCGGTAGGGCTCGGCGACGACGACTTCGCCAAACCCCAAGTGGGAGTGGCGAGTTCGTGGAACGAGATCACCCCCTGCAATCTGTCGCTGGACCGGCTCGCCCAGGCGGTGAAGGAAGGCGTGCACGCGGCCGGCGGTTACCCGCTGGAGTTCGGCACGATCAGCGTCTCCGACGGCATCTCGATGGGCCACGAGGGCATGCACTTCTCGCTGGTGTCGCGCGAGATCATCGCCGACTCGGTCGAGACGGTGATGAACGCCGAACGCCTCGACGGGTCGGTGCTGCTCGCGGGCTGTGACAAGTCGCTGCCCGGCATGCTCATGGCCGCCGCGCGGCTCGACCTGGCCAGTGTCTTCCTCTATGCCGGTTCGATCCTGCCGGGCATCGCCAAGCTCTCCGACGGCAGCGAGAAGCAGGTCACGATCATCGACGCGTTCGAGGCGGTCGGGGCGTGTGCCGCCGGCCGGATGAGTCGCGAGGACGTGGACGCGATCGAGCGGGCCATCTGTCCCGGTGAGGGCGCCTGCGGCGGCATGTACACCGCCAACACGATGGCGTCGGTGGCCGAGGCGATCGGTATGTCGCTGCCCGGGTCCGCGGCGCCGCCCGCCACCGACCGGCGGCGCGACGGGTTCGCGCGCAAGTCGGGCGAGGCCGTCGTCGAGTTGCTGCGCCGCGGCATCACCGCGCGCGACATCATGACCAAGGAGGCGTTCGAGAACGCCATCGCGGTCGTCATGGCCTTCGGTGGCTCCACCAACGCGGTCCTGCACCTGCTCGCGATAGCCCACGAGGCCGACGTCGAGCTGACCATCGACGACTTCCAGCGGGTCGGCTCGAAGGTGCCGCACCTGGCGGACGTGAAGCCGTTCGGGCAATACGTCATGACCGACATCGACCGCGTCGGTGGTGTGCCGGTCGTGATGCGCGCGCTGCTCGACGCGGGCCTGCTGCACGGGGACTGCCTCACGGTCACCGGCCGCACGGTCGCCGAGAACCTCGCCGACATCGCACCGCCGGACACCGACGGCAAGGTGCTGCGCGCGATGAACGAGCCGATCCATCCGACCGGCGGCCTGACGATCCTCAAGGGCTCGCTCGCGCCCGAGGGTGCCGTGGTGAAGTCGGCCGGTTTCGACAGTGACGTATTCGAAGGCACCGCAAGGGTTTTCGACGGCGAGCGTGCCGCGATGGACGCTGTCGAGGACGGCTCGCTGAAGGCGGGCGACGTCGTGGTGATCCGCTACGAGGGCCCCAAGGGCGGGCCCGGCATGCGCGAGATGCTCGCAGTGACCGGCGCGATCAAGGGTGCCGGTCTCGGCAAGGACGTGCTGTTGCTCACCGACGGCCGGTTCTCCGGAGGCACCACGGGGCTCTGTGTCGGCCACGTCGCGCCGGAGGCGGTCGACGAGGGGCCGATCGCGTTCGTCCAGGACGGCGACCCCATCCGACTGGACGTCGCCGGCGCGACCCTCGACCTGCTCGTCGACGAGGACGAGCTCGACCGTCGGCGGGCGGCCGGGGTGACCCAGCCGGAGCCGAAATACACCCGCGGTGTGCTCGCGAAGTACCGCAAGCTCGTCGGCAGCGCGAGCGGCGGGGCGGTCTGCGACTGA
- the ilvN gene encoding acetolactate synthase small subunit: MARHTLSVLVEDKPGVLARISGLISRRGFNINSLAVGPTEHPEMSRMTIVVDVDETALEQVTKQLNKLVEVLKVVELETSASVQRELVLIKVRCDATTRAEIVQLTQMFRCNVVDVGLDSVVIEATGTPEKLDALLAVLEPYGVREIVQSGLVAVGRGGKSITDRGRKTA, from the coding sequence ATGGCGCGTCATACCCTGTCCGTGCTGGTGGAGGACAAACCCGGTGTGCTCGCACGCATCTCGGGGCTGATCTCCCGGCGTGGGTTCAACATCAACTCGCTCGCGGTCGGTCCGACCGAGCACCCCGAGATGTCCCGTATGACGATCGTCGTCGACGTCGACGAGACCGCGCTGGAGCAGGTCACCAAGCAGCTCAACAAGCTCGTCGAGGTGCTCAAGGTGGTCGAGCTCGAGACCAGCGCCTCGGTGCAGCGCGAGCTGGTGCTGATCAAGGTCCGCTGCGATGCGACGACCCGCGCCGAGATCGTGCAGCTGACCCAGATGTTCCGCTGCAACGTGGTCGACGTCGGTCTCGATTCGGTGGTCATCGAGGCGACCGGCACCCCCGAGAAGCTCGACGCACTGCTCGCCGTCCTCGAGCCCTACGGCGTGCGCGAGATCGTGCAGTCCGGTCTCGTCGCGGTCGGGCGCGGTGGCAAGTCGATCACCGACCGCGGTCGCAAGACCGCCTGA
- a CDS encoding SixA phosphatase family protein: MTAPRQLIVIRHAKAASPESAEADHERPLTPRGVADAKAMGAWLKERGISVDLVLCSTATRTRETWAGIVEGGKLGALVEHDPRIYNASVERLIGVIREQGKSARSVALVGHAPGIPGLAATLSEGRGDEDEKLAMASGFPTCTAGVLEVEAPWKELAAGTAELVAVHTARSDDASD, translated from the coding sequence ATGACCGCACCCCGACAGCTCATCGTCATCCGGCACGCGAAGGCCGCGAGCCCCGAGTCCGCCGAGGCCGACCACGAGCGCCCGCTGACGCCACGCGGAGTCGCGGATGCCAAGGCGATGGGTGCCTGGCTGAAGGAACGCGGCATCAGCGTCGACCTCGTCCTCTGCTCGACCGCGACCCGCACCCGCGAGACGTGGGCCGGCATCGTCGAGGGCGGCAAGCTCGGGGCGCTCGTCGAGCACGACCCCCGCATCTACAACGCCTCGGTCGAGCGCCTGATCGGGGTGATCCGGGAGCAGGGCAAGTCGGCGCGCTCGGTCGCGCTCGTCGGGCACGCCCCCGGCATACCCGGTCTGGCCGCGACGCTCAGCGAGGGACGTGGCGACGAGGACGAGAAGCTCGCGATGGCGAGCGGCTTCCCGACCTGCACCGCGGGCGTGCTCGAGGTCGAGGCGCCGTGGAAGGAACTCGCGGCCGGCACCGCCGAGCTCGTCGCCGTGCACACCGCGCGCAGCGACGATGCGTCCGATTGA
- a CDS encoding 3-isopropylmalate dehydrogenase, with amino-acid sequence MTTAGDTINLAVIGGDGIGPEVVAEGLKVLDAVSDAKVARTDYDLGAKRWHATGETLPDSVLEELRGHDAILLGAIGDPSVPSGVLERNLLLRLRFELDHYINLRPSKLYPGTASPLDVDRVAPDGIDFVVVREGTEGPYTGNGGALRVGTPHELATEVSVNTRFGAERAVRDAFARAQARDRKKLTLVHKHNVLTHAGHLWRRTVEEVGTEFPDVTHDYAHVDAATIYLTTDPGRFDVIVTDNLFGDIVTDLAAAVTGGIGLAASGNVNPDRTAPSMFEPVHGSAPDIAGQGKADPTAAILSVALLLSHLGRDAEAQRIEDAVTADLAARGEQPRTTSEVGDAIAARIG; translated from the coding sequence ATGACGACAGCAGGCGACACGATCAATCTGGCGGTCATCGGGGGCGACGGGATCGGGCCGGAGGTGGTGGCCGAAGGTCTGAAGGTGCTGGACGCCGTCTCCGACGCGAAGGTCGCGCGCACCGACTACGACCTCGGCGCCAAGCGCTGGCACGCGACCGGCGAGACGCTGCCCGACTCGGTGCTGGAGGAGCTGCGCGGCCACGACGCGATCCTGCTCGGCGCGATCGGCGATCCGAGTGTGCCGAGCGGCGTGCTCGAGCGAAACCTGTTGCTGCGTCTGCGATTCGAGCTCGACCACTACATCAACCTGCGGCCCTCCAAGCTCTACCCGGGCACCGCATCGCCGCTCGACGTCGACCGCGTCGCACCCGACGGTATCGACTTCGTCGTCGTGCGGGAGGGCACCGAAGGTCCCTACACCGGCAACGGTGGCGCGCTGCGCGTCGGCACCCCGCACGAGCTCGCGACCGAGGTGAGCGTCAACACCCGGTTCGGCGCAGAGCGCGCGGTGCGCGACGCCTTCGCCCGCGCCCAGGCGCGCGACCGCAAGAAGCTGACGCTCGTGCACAAGCACAACGTGCTCACCCACGCCGGACACCTCTGGCGGCGCACGGTCGAGGAGGTCGGCACGGAGTTCCCCGACGTCACCCACGACTACGCCCACGTGGACGCGGCGACCATCTACCTGACCACAGACCCCGGCCGGTTCGACGTGATCGTCACCGACAACCTGTTCGGCGACATCGTCACCGACCTGGCCGCGGCCGTCACCGGTGGCATTGGCCTGGCAGCATCCGGCAACGTCAACCCCGACCGCACCGCGCCGAGCATGTTCGAGCCGGTGCACGGCTCGGCACCGGACATCGCCGGGCAGGGCAAGGCCGACCCGACCGCGGCGATCCTCTCGGTCGCGCTGCTGCTGTCCCACCTCGGGCGCGACGCCGAGGCCCAGCGCATCGAGGACGCGGTCACTGCCGATCTCGCGGCGCGAGGTGAGCAGCCCCGCACCACGAGCGAGGTGGGCGACGCGATCGCCGCCCGCATCGGATAG
- a CDS encoding acetolactate synthase large subunit, which produces MTTQIPTPAEVAAKSSTQAAVQEVTGAQSLVLALEAVGVEVVFGIPGGAILPAYDPLLDSVNLRHILVRHEQGAGHAAEGYASATGKVGVCMATSGPGATNLVTAIADAYMDSVPLVAITGQVNSRTIGTDAFQEADIRGITMPITKHSYLVTDPAEIPAAVKEAFHIASTGRPGPVLVDITKDALVAKTRFEWPADVELPGYKPVTRPHHKQIKAAAKLIREAKRPVFYLGGGVVRAGASEELRELVDLSGIPLVTTLMARGAVPDSHPLHLGMPGMHGSVAAVTALQKADLLITLGARFDDRVTGDLASFAPGAKVIHADIDPAEISKNRAADVPIVGDAREVIRDLTTTLRADIEAGKGGDYEAWRQRTKGWTRTFPLGYTTPEGATAIAPQYVIERLGALSGPDAVYAAGVGQHQMWAAQFVQYERPNAWLNSGGLGTMGYSVPAAMGAKVGEPDRTVWSIDGDGCFQMTNQELATCVINKIPIKVAIINNSSLGMVRQWQTLFYNERYSNTDLHTAIGESRVPDFVKLAEAYGCVGLRCEKPEDVDATIAKALEINDVPVVIDFVVERDAMVWPMVPAGVSNDLVTTARAMTPVWDRDDDAAISEETVIIEEEER; this is translated from the coding sequence GTGACAACACAGATCCCGACCCCGGCAGAGGTGGCGGCCAAGTCCTCGACGCAGGCTGCCGTCCAGGAAGTGACCGGAGCGCAGAGCCTCGTCCTCGCGCTCGAGGCGGTGGGGGTCGAGGTCGTATTCGGGATCCCCGGCGGTGCGATCCTGCCGGCATACGACCCGTTGCTGGACTCGGTCAACCTGCGGCACATCCTGGTGCGGCACGAGCAGGGCGCCGGGCACGCGGCCGAGGGCTACGCCTCGGCGACCGGCAAGGTCGGGGTGTGTATGGCGACCAGCGGTCCCGGCGCCACCAACCTGGTGACCGCGATCGCGGACGCCTACATGGACTCGGTGCCGCTGGTCGCGATCACCGGGCAGGTCAACTCCCGCACGATCGGCACGGACGCCTTCCAGGAGGCCGACATCCGCGGCATCACGATGCCGATCACCAAGCACAGCTACCTGGTCACCGACCCCGCCGAGATCCCGGCGGCGGTCAAGGAGGCCTTCCACATCGCCTCGACCGGTCGCCCGGGGCCGGTGCTGGTCGACATCACCAAGGACGCGCTCGTCGCCAAGACCCGCTTCGAGTGGCCGGCCGACGTCGAACTGCCCGGTTACAAGCCGGTCACCCGGCCGCACCACAAGCAGATCAAGGCCGCCGCCAAGCTGATCCGCGAGGCGAAGCGCCCGGTGTTCTACCTCGGCGGCGGGGTGGTCCGGGCCGGGGCGTCGGAGGAGTTGCGCGAGCTGGTCGACCTCAGCGGCATCCCGCTGGTGACCACGCTGATGGCCCGTGGCGCCGTGCCGGACAGTCACCCGCTGCACCTCGGCATGCCGGGCATGCACGGGTCGGTCGCCGCGGTGACCGCGCTGCAGAAGGCCGACCTGCTGATCACGCTCGGTGCCCGGTTCGACGACCGGGTGACCGGTGACCTGGCGTCGTTCGCCCCCGGTGCCAAGGTGATTCACGCCGACATCGACCCGGCCGAGATCTCCAAGAACCGCGCCGCCGACGTGCCGATCGTCGGCGACGCCCGCGAGGTGATCCGCGACCTGACAACCACCCTGCGTGCCGACATCGAGGCCGGCAAGGGCGGCGACTACGAGGCGTGGCGCCAGCGCACCAAGGGCTGGACCCGCACCTTCCCGCTCGGCTACACCACGCCCGAGGGCGCGACCGCGATCGCCCCGCAGTACGTCATCGAGCGGCTCGGCGCCCTGTCCGGCCCGGACGCGGTGTATGCCGCGGGCGTCGGCCAGCACCAGATGTGGGCGGCGCAGTTCGTGCAGTACGAGCGGCCGAACGCCTGGCTCAACTCCGGTGGCCTCGGCACCATGGGCTATTCGGTGCCGGCCGCGATGGGCGCGAAGGTCGGCGAACCCGACCGGACCGTCTGGTCGATCGACGGCGACGGCTGCTTCCAGATGACCAATCAGGAGCTGGCGACCTGTGTGATCAACAAGATCCCGATCAAGGTCGCGATCATCAACAACTCCAGCCTCGGCATGGTGCGTCAGTGGCAGACGCTGTTCTACAACGAGCGCTACTCCAACACAGACCTGCACACCGCGATCGGCGAGTCACGGGTGCCCGACTTCGTGAAGCTCGCCGAGGCCTACGGGTGTGTGGGTCTGCGCTGCGAGAAGCCGGAGGATGTCGACGCGACCATCGCAAAGGCGTTGGAGATCAACGATGTTCCGGTGGTGATCGACTTCGTCGTCGAGCGGGACGCCATGGTGTGGCCGATGGTGCCGGCCGGTGTCTCCAACGACCTGGTGACCACCGCGCGCGCGATGACGCCGGTCTGGGACCGCGACGACGACGCCGCGATCAGCGAGGAGACCGTGATCATCGAGGAGGAGGAGCGCTGA
- a CDS encoding Cof-type HAD-IIB family hydrolase translates to MKRPRLVASDLDGTLLAPDGTVSPRTAAAWSRLPALGIESVLVTARPPRWLHPLQDIVGAHGLAICANGAFVYDVSNRTLLQSQGIERSLVCELVAELRAELPGVGFAAELADGLHMEDAYPDLHSQWVPADAVRAPMDDLADSAVVGKLLARSMQVPEQWFLDRVAELVGDRAVVSYSGAGGLAEIAAAGVTKASALARWCTARGVDAADVWAFGDMPNDLPMLRWAGTSYAMVNGHPDVRAAADHVCPSNAEDGVAQVLEGLQSSGPGRG, encoded by the coding sequence GTGAAACGTCCCCGCCTGGTCGCCAGCGATCTCGACGGCACGCTGCTGGCACCGGACGGGACGGTCTCGCCGCGCACCGCGGCCGCCTGGAGCAGGCTGCCCGCGCTCGGCATCGAGTCGGTGCTGGTCACCGCCCGGCCGCCGCGGTGGCTGCACCCGCTGCAGGACATCGTCGGCGCGCACGGCCTCGCCATCTGTGCCAACGGCGCCTTCGTGTATGACGTGAGCAACCGAACCCTCCTGCAATCACAAGGGATCGAGCGTTCGCTCGTGTGCGAGCTGGTGGCCGAGTTGCGCGCGGAGCTGCCCGGAGTCGGCTTCGCCGCCGAACTCGCCGACGGGCTGCACATGGAGGACGCCTATCCGGATCTGCACTCCCAGTGGGTGCCGGCGGACGCGGTGCGGGCCCCGATGGACGACCTCGCCGACTCGGCGGTGGTCGGCAAGCTGCTCGCGCGGAGCATGCAGGTGCCGGAGCAGTGGTTCCTCGACCGGGTCGCCGAGCTGGTCGGCGACCGCGCCGTCGTGTCCTACTCCGGCGCCGGCGGGCTGGCCGAGATCGCTGCGGCCGGCGTCACCAAGGCGTCCGCGCTCGCGCGGTGGTGCACGGCTCGGGGCGTCGACGCGGCCGACGTGTGGGCGTTCGGCGACATGCCCAACGACCTGCCGATGCTGCGCTGGGCCGGCACGTCATACGCAATGGTCAACGGGCACCCCGACGTGCGCGCCGCCGCCGATCACGTCTGCCCGAGCAATGCCGAGGACGGGGTGGCGCAGGTGCTGGAGGGGCTGCAGTCGTCAGGTCCAGGGCGCGGTTGA
- the cimA gene encoding citramalate synthase → MSDFHVYDTTLRDGAQQEGLNLSVADKLAIAAYLDELGVGYIEGGWPGANPKDTEFFRQARTALDLRNAKLAAFGSTRRAGAVAADDPQVRALLDAQTDVVTLVAKSHSRHVTEALRTTPEENLAMIQDTVSFLVGEGRSVFLDAEHFFDGYRADAAYALEVVRTAAAAGAEVIALCDTNGGMLPPQVTDVVGEVIAGTQARLGIHCHNDTGCAVANSLAAVEAGASHVQGTINGYGERTGNADLVTVVSNLQLKQGREVVEPERLRQALHLSHAISEVTNVVPYSRQPYVGASAFAHKAGLHASALKVDPDLYQHTDPSLVGNSMRTLVSDMAGRASIELKGKELGYDLTGQPELLGRVVARVKELEQQGWTFDAADASFELLLREEVTGDKLDYFDAESWRIITESGDRSPSLSEATVKLRAAGKRVVATGEGNGPVNALDHALREALTDAYPELATFELIDFRVRILDAAHGTDATTRVLIETSDGKDSWQTLGVAPNIVHASWTALVDSFSYGLLKQGVLPRT, encoded by the coding sequence ATGAGCGACTTCCACGTCTACGACACGACGCTGCGGGACGGCGCGCAGCAGGAGGGGCTGAACCTCTCGGTCGCGGACAAGCTCGCGATTGCGGCCTACCTCGACGAGCTCGGCGTCGGCTACATCGAGGGCGGCTGGCCCGGCGCCAACCCCAAGGACACCGAGTTCTTCCGGCAGGCCCGCACCGCGCTCGACCTGCGCAACGCCAAGCTCGCGGCGTTCGGCTCCACCCGGCGGGCCGGGGCGGTCGCCGCCGACGACCCGCAGGTGCGCGCGCTGCTCGACGCGCAGACCGACGTCGTCACGCTGGTGGCCAAGTCCCACTCGCGGCACGTCACGGAGGCACTGCGCACCACGCCGGAGGAAAACCTGGCGATGATCCAGGACACCGTGAGTTTCCTGGTGGGAGAGGGGCGTTCGGTCTTCCTGGACGCCGAGCACTTCTTCGACGGCTATCGTGCCGACGCGGCATACGCACTGGAGGTCGTGCGCACCGCCGCAGCCGCCGGCGCCGAGGTCATCGCACTCTGCGACACCAACGGCGGCATGCTGCCGCCTCAGGTGACCGACGTCGTCGGCGAGGTCATCGCCGGCACGCAGGCGCGCCTCGGCATCCACTGCCACAACGACACCGGGTGCGCGGTCGCCAACTCGCTCGCCGCGGTGGAGGCCGGCGCCAGCCACGTGCAGGGCACGATCAACGGCTATGGCGAGCGCACCGGCAACGCCGACCTCGTCACCGTGGTCAGCAACCTGCAGCTCAAGCAGGGACGCGAGGTCGTCGAGCCCGAGCGACTGCGGCAGGCGCTGCACCTGTCGCACGCGATCAGCGAGGTCACCAACGTGGTGCCCTACAGCCGCCAACCGTATGTCGGGGCAAGCGCTTTCGCGCACAAAGCAGGCCTGCACGCCTCCGCCCTGAAGGTCGACCCGGACCTCTACCAGCACACCGATCCGTCGCTGGTCGGCAACTCGATGCGCACCCTCGTCTCCGACATGGCCGGCCGCGCGAGCATCGAGCTGAAGGGCAAGGAGCTCGGCTACGACCTCACCGGGCAGCCCGAGCTGCTCGGCCGCGTCGTCGCCCGGGTGAAGGAGCTGGAGCAGCAGGGCTGGACCTTCGACGCCGCCGACGCGTCGTTCGAGCTGCTGCTGCGCGAGGAGGTCACCGGCGACAAACTCGACTACTTCGACGCCGAATCCTGGCGGATCATCACCGAATCCGGCGACCGGTCACCATCACTGTCCGAGGCGACGGTCAAGCTGAGGGCAGCCGGCAAGCGGGTCGTCGCGACCGGCGAGGGCAACGGTCCGGTCAACGCGCTGGACCACGCGCTGCGCGAGGCGCTGACCGACGCCTACCCGGAGCTTGCGACCTTCGAGCTGATCGACTTCCGGGTGCGCATCCTCGACGCCGCGCACGGCACCGACGCGACGACCCGCGTGCTGATCGAGACCAGCGACGGCAAGGACAGCTGGCAGACCCTCGGGGTGGCCCCGAACATCGTGCACGCCAGCTGGACCGCGCTCGTCGACTCGTTCAGCTACGGGCTGCTCAAGCAGGGAGTGCTGCCGAGGACGTGA